A window of Eubalaena glacialis isolate mEubGla1 chromosome 11, mEubGla1.1.hap2.+ XY, whole genome shotgun sequence genomic DNA:
TGATATATCAATATTACTTGGAtagttgtataattttatttgatatctgctatcatatttttaaaaatgaagcttttaatagaaaagaaaagggtAGAGGAAATCATCTATACAGGAAGAATAGAAAAATTACAGCTGTTCTGAACCAGGAGTTCAGCTAACCTCCAGACTTCTTCGCCTTTCCCCAGAAGTTCGTGCCCAGGCTTCCCTAGATGCTCTCCCAAACTTTAGTTCAACAAAGAttgattttcatttagttcagctaagacaaattaagaaaaagacaGGGATTTGTTGCATGGGAAGCTATGTGGATTAATAAATCTGAGATGTAGAATCCATGCAAGGGACTTCCCTTAGAAGAACAGAACTAAGAGGTCGGCACTGTCTCATGAAATTGGCTAGATGTTTCTCAattcattgcctttttttttttaataagcagatattcatttttaattattatctatttatttatttatgactatgttgggtcttcgtttctgtgcgagggctttctctagttgcggcaagcaggggccactcttcatcgccgtgcgcgggcctctcactatggcagcctctcttgttgcggagcacaggctccagacgcgcaggctcagtagctgtggctcacgggcttagttgctccgcggcgtgtgggatcttcccagaccagggctcgaacccgtgtcccctgcattggcaggcagattctcaaccactgcaccaccagggaagcccaattcatTGCCTTTTGATGTCCTAGAAagtgatttctgttttttatccTCAGAAATGCTGCTTCCTAActcttctttgcctttttccCTTTACTGGCAAGAGAAAGGGTTTTAGAGCTGCCAGTAAAAGAATAATATGAACTCATAAAACcaacattttgtaaataaagctgaatCTCATGGAACTGAAAGAAGAAACTCTAATGGGAGCCAAGAAAATTTCTCAAAAAGACAGCATGCCTAGCAGCCTGAAAAAGACCTGAGAAAGGATAAtaaagggcagagagcagaagatgTGGAATTGGTGGGGATATATATTAGCTTCATTATTACTGTACCATTATTTTAGTCACAGAAATACTATAGAAAAGGGATAACTCTTTCGGTgtatgttccaggacacaccgttctGAGAAGCTTTTCCCCACAGTAATTCCTGGCAGCTCTGccaaccttccccctcccccattctctCCCTGAAGTCTGAGTTTCTCATCAGTGTTTTTTGCAATGTTCTGCAAACAAAAGTACTCCTGAGTGCCCGTAAAAATGTCGCTCCAAAGCCACCCGCCCCGCAGCGGAGAGGTCACGGCGCGAGGCCGCTGCCACAATCGCCGCGAGGTCGGAGCGCCGGGCTGCACCATGGCCTACAGCCAGCAGGAAGGGAAGGATCGAAGCATATTTGTAACCAAAGACCATGAAACTCCAAGGAACGCGGAGCTGGTGGCCGACGACCCCAATGATCCGTCCGAGGAGCACGGACTGATCCTGCCCAACGGAGACAACATCAGCTGGAACTGCCCGTGCCTTGGGGGCATGGCCAGCGGCCCGCGCGGGGAACAGTTCAAGGCGGCCTTttcctgcttccactgcagcacAGAGGATGTCAAGGGGTCGGACTGTGTAGACCAGCTCCGCACCATGCAGGAGCGCATGCAGAAGTACCCGGACCTCTatccccaggaggaggaggagaagccagCGGATCGATTAGAGGAAACAGCTGCCTCTGAGGCCACCGTAACCAGAGAAAAGGAGGGGTCCAGCTAATGAGGGCCCGGGGCGCTGGGCTCCGGCCTCCTTCAGAGCGTGTGAGCCTCTCCAAGAAAGTGTCTCTCCCTCTGTTCTGTGTACTGTAATGTACACAATAACTTATTGTGCTGATCAGGGGTCTTGGCCCCTTGACATATACACTGAAAAATGGGTTGTATGAATGTGTGTCTCACATGAAGCTATCAGCGAATGTAGCTGCCACTTTTGAATTCTCTTCTCAGATTGTCCTGAATTTTGCCGCTTTGAAATAATGTGCTGAATAATCTCAGCAACCAATAATCATTATCTGG
This region includes:
- the LOC133101258 gene encoding mitochondrial intermembrane space import and assembly protein 40-like; protein product: MAYSQQEGKDRSIFVTKDHETPRNAELVADDPNDPSEEHGLILPNGDNISWNCPCLGGMASGPRGEQFKAAFSCFHCSTEDVKGSDCVDQLRTMQERMQKYPDLYPQEEEEKPADRLEETAASEATVTREKEGSS